In Gemmatimonadales bacterium, the following are encoded in one genomic region:
- a CDS encoding HAMP domain-containing sensor histidine kinase, with amino-acid sequence MALSRLRLRLARGFAVALFVGFVALDGASYWYVTITNGHDFNERLKDAAASFHHAIRRQGSGIAIDTNVFAGVQQAMVDFSPSTVAFVVYDSTGQRIATGGNERMVRLIPPLPSIPDVDDIDRIPLSNGLHLRYTTDTVLGTFVVAGATTDRLRRNQTRFVARMLLMAPLALVLALVIGYLLSRYALAPIDALGRATAAISPGALAGRLPVSSPPDELDRLAGRFNDLLDRIQALQDRSHRFVREVAHQIRTPLTLVLGEADLGLERERSAEEYARALRRVHAAAGQMTHRVQDLLLLARMEAGERPPLRDTVELDALALEATDLFRARARALGQHLQLDDIVPCELTGDAALLREGLLELLENACRHGEPGPPVALGVRADNGNVFLEVRNTGEPIPFESRHAVPRTDDDGRVGGLGLSIMQWIAKVHGGELVITRRERENIVALRLPAHPMAAPAPAVT; translated from the coding sequence ATGGCGCTTAGCCGGCTGCGGCTGCGGCTTGCCCGCGGCTTTGCAGTGGCGCTCTTTGTCGGTTTCGTGGCGCTCGATGGCGCGTCCTACTGGTACGTCACCATCACCAACGGGCACGACTTCAACGAGCGCCTCAAGGACGCCGCGGCCTCCTTCCATCACGCCATTCGCCGCCAAGGGTCCGGCATCGCGATCGATACCAACGTCTTCGCTGGCGTCCAGCAGGCAATGGTCGATTTCTCGCCGTCGACCGTCGCCTTCGTGGTCTACGATTCAACCGGCCAGCGCATCGCGACCGGCGGCAACGAGCGAATGGTGCGGCTGATACCGCCGCTCCCGTCGATTCCCGACGTCGATGACATCGACCGGATTCCGCTTTCGAACGGTCTGCATCTCCGCTACACCACCGACACGGTGCTCGGCACCTTTGTGGTGGCCGGTGCCACGACTGACCGGCTCCGTCGCAATCAGACGCGCTTCGTCGCACGGATGCTGCTGATGGCGCCGCTGGCGCTCGTCCTGGCATTGGTGATCGGGTATCTGCTGTCGCGCTACGCCCTGGCGCCGATCGATGCCCTCGGCCGGGCCACCGCCGCGATCTCGCCCGGCGCGCTCGCTGGACGTCTTCCGGTCAGCTCGCCGCCCGACGAGCTCGATCGCCTCGCCGGCCGGTTCAACGACCTGCTCGACCGGATTCAGGCGCTCCAGGATCGTTCGCATCGATTCGTTCGCGAAGTGGCGCATCAGATTCGCACCCCGCTCACCCTCGTCCTTGGCGAAGCCGATCTCGGGTTGGAGCGCGAACGGAGCGCGGAGGAATACGCCCGCGCGTTGCGACGAGTCCATGCGGCGGCCGGGCAGATGACCCACCGGGTGCAGGATCTTCTGCTGCTGGCGCGAATGGAAGCCGGCGAGCGGCCGCCGCTGCGCGACACTGTCGAACTCGATGCGCTCGCACTCGAGGCGACCGATCTGTTTCGCGCGCGTGCGCGAGCCCTCGGGCAGCATCTGCAGCTCGACGACATCGTTCCCTGTGAACTCACCGGTGACGCGGCGCTGCTGCGCGAGGGACTCCTCGAGTTGCTTGAGAACGCCTGCCGTCACGGCGAACCGGGGCCGCCGGTCGCACTCGGCGTGCGGGCGGACAACGGCAACGTCTTCCTCGAGGTGCGGAACACCGGCGAGCCGATTCCCTTCGAGTCCCGCCACGCGGTGCCTCGCACCGACGACGACGGGCGTGTGGGAGGCCTTGGGCTGTCGATCATGCAATGGATCGCGAAAGTTCACGGCGGCGAACTCGTCATCACGCGGCGCGAACGGGAAAACATCGTGGCGCTGCGCCTGCCCGCTCACCCGATGGCGGCGCCGGCACCGGCGGTCACCTGA
- a CDS encoding response regulator transcription factor: protein MRVLIVEDDPALADLLRRTLREAAMAVDIAHRGEEGLTALAINDYDLAILDVSLPDIDGFEVCRRHRERGARTPILMLTARTGLDDRVRGLDAGADDYLSKPFAIEELLARLRALARRPAAALDVVLSFADLELDTRTLTARRGGTHIRLTAREYALLEYLMRNPERVVSRTQILEHVWDDNFDPVANAVDVLVGRLRRRIHSDGQEPLIHTVRSRGYVLSLAEPADGA, encoded by the coding sequence ATGCGCGTACTCATCGTGGAAGACGATCCCGCCCTGGCGGATCTGCTGCGGCGGACCCTGCGCGAAGCCGCGATGGCGGTCGACATCGCGCACCGCGGCGAGGAGGGCCTTACCGCACTCGCGATCAACGACTACGACCTTGCCATCCTCGACGTGTCGCTTCCCGACATCGACGGCTTCGAGGTGTGCCGGCGGCATCGCGAGCGAGGGGCCAGGACACCGATCCTGATGCTGACGGCACGGACCGGCCTCGATGACCGGGTTCGCGGCCTTGACGCCGGTGCCGACGATTACCTTTCCAAACCGTTCGCGATCGAGGAACTGCTGGCGCGGTTGCGGGCGCTGGCGCGGCGGCCGGCGGCGGCACTCGATGTCGTGCTGTCCTTTGCCGATCTCGAACTCGACACCCGGACGCTCACCGCGCGCCGCGGTGGCACCCACATCCGGCTGACGGCGCGCGAGTACGCACTGCTGGAGTATCTGATGCGCAACCCAGAGCGGGTCGTCAGTCGGACCCAGATTCTCGAACATGTCTGGGACGACAACTTCGACCCGGTAGCCAACGCTGTTGACGTCCTGGTGGGACGGTTGCGCCGCCGGATTCATTCCGACGGGCAGGAACCGCTGATCCACACGGTACGCTCCCGCGGCTACGTCCTCTCGCTCGCCGAACCTGCTGATGGCGCTTAG
- a CDS encoding ATP-binding protein has translation MPSSHERQVTLLAFGAGVPSLAVAMVLLWTGDFAPRTQWTITFVLVLCSLGFALALRERVIRPLQTLSNMLAAIREQDYSLRARRSSPEDALGLAMLELNALMNELRERRLGALEATALLRRVMAEIDVAVLAFDDVGALRLINPGGERLLGQPAERLLGRRADELGLATCLEGEAPRLVELELAGTHGRWEMRRGGFRQSGRPHQFVLLADVSRALRQEERLAWQRLIRVLGHEINNSLTPIRSIADRLRDLLGRADPDETLRADLGHGLGVIASRSEGLTRFLASYTRLARLPPPRFGAVDVAAWVQRTVRLETRMVVAIIPGPDVTLQADGDQLDQLLINLIANAVDAAAVTHGGVRVSWSMHEEAFDLVVEDDGPGLPESANLFVPFFTTKPGGTGIGLVLSRQIAEGHGGQLILANRADGHGCRATLTMVRRPAP, from the coding sequence ATGCCGTCCTCTCACGAGCGTCAGGTCACGCTCCTCGCCTTCGGGGCTGGCGTGCCGTCGCTGGCCGTCGCAATGGTGTTGCTGTGGACCGGCGATTTCGCGCCGCGGACCCAATGGACGATCACCTTCGTGCTGGTGCTCTGCTCGCTTGGCTTTGCCCTGGCGCTCCGCGAGCGGGTGATCCGGCCGCTGCAGACGCTCTCCAACATGCTTGCCGCAATTCGCGAGCAGGACTATTCGCTTCGGGCGCGTCGATCGTCGCCCGAAGACGCCCTCGGCCTCGCGATGCTCGAACTCAACGCATTGATGAACGAACTGCGCGAGCGCCGGCTCGGGGCCCTGGAAGCGACCGCATTGCTGCGGCGCGTGATGGCGGAAATCGACGTCGCAGTTCTTGCCTTCGACGACGTCGGCGCCCTCCGCCTCATCAACCCCGGCGGCGAGCGACTCCTGGGGCAGCCGGCGGAGCGGCTCCTCGGCCGCCGCGCCGACGAACTGGGACTGGCGACCTGCCTGGAAGGGGAGGCGCCGCGCCTGGTGGAGCTCGAGCTCGCCGGCACGCACGGCCGGTGGGAGATGCGTCGCGGCGGATTCCGTCAGAGCGGGCGGCCGCATCAGTTCGTGCTCCTCGCCGATGTAAGCCGCGCGCTGCGACAGGAAGAGCGTCTCGCGTGGCAGCGATTGATCCGCGTCCTCGGCCACGAGATCAACAACTCATTGACGCCGATTCGATCGATCGCCGATCGATTGCGGGACTTGCTCGGGCGGGCCGATCCCGACGAGACCCTTCGCGCCGATCTCGGACATGGTCTCGGCGTCATCGCGTCGCGATCGGAAGGGCTGACGCGATTCCTCGCGTCGTACACCCGCCTCGCACGACTGCCGCCGCCGCGATTCGGCGCCGTCGACGTCGCCGCCTGGGTGCAACGCACCGTGCGACTGGAGACCAGGATGGTGGTGGCGATCATTCCCGGCCCCGACGTCACGCTGCAGGCCGACGGCGACCAGCTCGACCAGCTGCTGATCAATCTGATCGCCAATGCGGTGGACGCAGCGGCGGTGACTCACGGCGGCGTTCGGGTGTCATGGTCGATGCACGAGGAGGCCTTCGATCTGGTGGTGGAAGACGACGGACCCGGGCTTCCGGAATCGGCGAATCTCTTTGTTCCGTTCTTCACCACCAAACCGGGAGGGACCGGGATCGGCCTGGTGCTCTCGCGGCAGATCGCGGAGGGTCACGGGGGACAGCTGATTCTGGCGAATCGTGCCGACGGGCACGGCTGCCGAGCCACCTTGACGATGGTGCGGCGGCCGGCGCCCTGA
- a CDS encoding sigma-54 dependent transcriptional regulator, whose translation MTTLARLLVADDDRDVLEALKLLLKSEGFAVDTAMSPAGVISAAGSHDYDAVLMDMNYTRDTTGGTEGLDLLQRLQQIDGTLPVIVMTAWGSIDGAVAALRRGARDYIEKPFDNNRLLHTLQTQIELGRAIRRGQRLESENQALRPSGAPALIAESEAMQPVLRLMERIGPSDANALITGEHGTGKEVVAGWLHAASPRAVRPMVTVNLGGLAEGVFESELFGHTKGAFTDAKSERVGRFELADGSSLFLDEIANLSLAQQAKLLRVLQTGEFERVGASRTRRVDVRIIAATNVDLRAEVAAGRFREDLFFRLNTVEIDLPPLRDRRDDIPILARHFLQQFAARYRRPVTGFAADAMRSLLEYRWPGNIRELAHAVERATLLAHDDLVRAADLSLAPVVAATPEIDQMSLEDVERLLIIKALERYAGNVSLAAQTLGLSRSALYRRLQRYGL comes from the coding sequence ATGACCACTCTCGCCCGCCTTCTCGTTGCCGACGACGATCGCGATGTGCTCGAAGCGCTCAAGCTGCTGCTCAAGAGCGAGGGCTTTGCCGTCGACACCGCAATGTCGCCGGCCGGGGTGATCAGCGCCGCGGGCAGCCATGATTACGACGCCGTGCTGATGGACATGAATTACACGCGCGACACGACCGGCGGGACGGAGGGACTCGACCTGCTCCAGCGACTGCAGCAGATCGACGGGACGCTGCCGGTGATCGTGATGACGGCGTGGGGAAGCATTGACGGTGCGGTCGCGGCATTGCGCCGCGGCGCGCGCGATTACATCGAAAAACCGTTCGACAACAACCGCCTGCTCCACACCCTCCAGACCCAGATCGAACTCGGCCGCGCGATCCGCCGAGGCCAGCGACTCGAAAGTGAGAATCAGGCGCTGCGACCGTCGGGCGCCCCGGCGCTGATCGCCGAGTCGGAGGCGATGCAGCCTGTGCTGCGCCTGATGGAGCGGATCGGACCGTCGGATGCCAACGCACTGATCACCGGCGAGCACGGCACGGGCAAGGAAGTCGTCGCGGGCTGGCTGCACGCCGCCTCGCCGCGGGCAGTCCGCCCGATGGTGACAGTGAACCTGGGGGGCCTCGCCGAAGGGGTGTTCGAGAGCGAACTCTTCGGCCACACCAAGGGCGCGTTCACCGACGCCAAGAGCGAGCGCGTCGGGCGCTTCGAACTGGCGGACGGGAGCTCGCTCTTTCTCGACGAGATCGCCAACCTCTCCCTCGCGCAACAGGCGAAACTGTTGCGGGTGCTCCAGACCGGTGAGTTCGAGCGAGTCGGCGCCTCGCGGACCCGGCGCGTCGATGTCCGGATCATTGCCGCGACCAACGTCGATCTCCGCGCCGAAGTGGCGGCAGGGCGATTCCGCGAAGATCTCTTCTTCCGCCTGAACACCGTCGAAATCGATCTGCCGCCGCTGCGCGACCGCCGCGACGACATCCCGATTCTCGCGCGTCATTTCCTGCAGCAGTTCGCGGCCAGGTATCGCCGTCCGGTCACCGGATTCGCCGCCGATGCCATGCGATCACTGCTCGAATACCGCTGGCCGGGGAACATCCGCGAACTGGCGCACGCCGTGGAGCGCGCGACGCTCCTCGCCCACGATGATTTGGTCCGCGCAGCCGACCTGTCCCTCGCGCCGGTGGTGGCGGCGACGCCAGAGATCGACCAGATGAGCCTGGAGGACGTGGAACGGCTGCTGATCATCAAGGCACTTGAGCGGTACGCCGGCAACGTGTCCCTCGCGGCGCAGACCCTCGGCCTCTCGCGCAGCGCCCTGTACCGGAGACTGCAGCGGTACGGCCTGTAA
- a CDS encoding ABC transporter permease: MNSARQLHVVIRSLRRSKVYTLTAVLTLALGIALVTAAFSLIDAVLLKPLPFAAPDRVVELSQQDAQGRGTGVSYPNFLDWEQQARGGAFREFGYARGRGSTILIKGERHPVLGSAVSDNFFRALQPKLLAGRLFSPDEAQRGVRDVVLSYQLWRDQFGADPRVLGSTVTLGDGDFLVIGILASGPVFPDWTVSGFYIPIATILASDRVLSARDFHADSRVIARLAPGITVARAGTELDAITKRLSVAYPAEDGQWVAAGVRTLRDSLIGDAQSQLVILATAMMLVLLIAWVNLTNLALVRGSGRIREMAIRTSLGASRIQIVRQLLLEQLLLALAAAVIGAVAATWVVGLLRGFAGGAPGSDTVHIDGTALGFAAGVAIVSALVIGALPAIRAARLSLTEPLREGGGSGFSTRQQRIRSALVAGEIALALMLVISAGLLVKSFWALSHVDPGFNTHGLVAIDLSPPGPRYAEAAQAGAFYTSVLAAVQAVPGVERAALTNHMPLNGAALPTSVGIPGRVADSSRDPQVLFRTLSPEYITTLAIPVVQGRNFAAPDLAGGNAVLINQTFAKSFFPGVDPLGRAVMLHKSAQGYPDYGEPLPGVVVGVIGDVHHFGLQQPPVPEIYIPYTRNPWAHMVVVARANGNPSALVPGIRRAILGVDPATVVTGGVFGGFEVIDAIRDGDLSGQRFNMLLLGGFALCALLLSAVGIYGLMAYAVAQRKRELGIRMALGARGPDVVRLIVGNGGRLIAVGVVVGLAGAFALTRLIASLLFGVSATDLPTFGITALVLAAVGFMACYLPARRAGRIDPVIALRE, encoded by the coding sequence ATGAATTCCGCCCGACAACTCCATGTTGTCATTCGCTCCCTGCGCCGGAGTAAGGTGTATACCCTCACCGCGGTGCTCACCCTCGCGCTCGGCATCGCGCTGGTGACTGCCGCGTTCTCATTGATCGACGCCGTGCTCCTCAAGCCGCTTCCGTTTGCCGCGCCCGACCGTGTGGTCGAACTGTCGCAGCAGGATGCGCAGGGACGTGGGACCGGGGTGTCGTATCCCAATTTTCTCGACTGGGAGCAGCAGGCCCGCGGTGGTGCGTTCCGGGAATTCGGCTATGCACGCGGCCGAGGATCGACGATTCTGATCAAGGGTGAGCGCCATCCTGTCCTCGGGTCAGCGGTCAGCGACAATTTCTTCCGCGCTCTGCAGCCGAAACTCCTCGCCGGGCGCCTCTTCTCTCCCGACGAGGCGCAACGCGGCGTGCGGGATGTGGTACTCTCGTACCAGCTCTGGCGCGACCAGTTCGGCGCCGACCCGCGAGTGCTCGGATCGACGGTCACCCTCGGTGACGGTGATTTCCTGGTGATCGGCATTCTCGCATCGGGGCCGGTCTTTCCGGACTGGACCGTGAGCGGATTCTACATTCCGATCGCGACGATCCTGGCCAGCGATCGCGTGCTCTCCGCGCGTGACTTCCACGCCGACAGCCGGGTCATTGCGCGACTCGCCCCGGGAATCACGGTGGCGAGGGCCGGAACCGAACTTGACGCGATCACGAAACGGCTGAGCGTTGCCTACCCGGCGGAAGACGGTCAGTGGGTTGCCGCCGGCGTACGGACGTTGCGCGATTCGCTGATCGGCGACGCCCAATCACAATTGGTAATCCTCGCCACGGCGATGATGCTCGTCCTGCTGATCGCCTGGGTCAACCTGACCAACCTCGCGCTGGTGCGCGGCAGCGGCCGGATTCGCGAGATGGCGATCCGCACCTCCCTTGGCGCCTCGCGAATCCAGATCGTTCGGCAGCTGCTGCTGGAGCAACTCCTCCTGGCGCTTGCGGCAGCGGTGATCGGAGCTGTCGCCGCAACGTGGGTGGTTGGCCTGCTGCGCGGCTTTGCTGGCGGAGCGCCCGGGTCGGATACGGTGCATATCGACGGGACGGCGCTGGGCTTCGCGGCCGGGGTGGCGATCGTGTCGGCGCTGGTGATCGGTGCGCTGCCGGCGATTCGGGCGGCGCGCCTCTCCCTCACGGAACCGTTGCGTGAAGGTGGCGGTAGCGGGTTCAGCACCCGCCAGCAGCGAATCCGGAGCGCGCTCGTCGCCGGCGAAATCGCGCTGGCGCTGATGTTGGTGATCAGCGCCGGCCTGCTGGTGAAGAGTTTCTGGGCACTGAGTCATGTCGATCCCGGCTTCAACACGCATGGCCTGGTCGCGATCGACCTCTCCCCGCCGGGACCGCGATACGCAGAAGCGGCGCAGGCCGGCGCCTTTTATACCAGCGTGCTCGCGGCAGTGCAGGCCGTTCCCGGCGTCGAGCGCGCCGCGCTCACCAATCACATGCCGCTCAACGGCGCCGCACTTCCGACCAGCGTGGGGATTCCCGGCCGCGTCGCCGATTCCAGTCGCGACCCGCAGGTCCTCTTCCGGACGCTGTCGCCGGAATACATCACAACGCTCGCGATTCCGGTCGTGCAGGGACGCAACTTCGCTGCACCCGACCTCGCCGGTGGCAACGCGGTGCTGATCAACCAGACCTTCGCGAAGAGCTTCTTTCCCGGTGTCGATCCGCTGGGCCGAGCGGTGATGCTGCACAAGTCGGCGCAGGGATATCCCGATTACGGCGAGCCACTCCCGGGGGTCGTCGTCGGCGTGATCGGCGACGTGCACCACTTCGGCCTGCAACAGCCGCCGGTGCCGGAGATCTACATCCCGTACACGAGGAATCCGTGGGCGCACATGGTCGTCGTGGCACGGGCGAACGGCAATCCATCGGCGCTGGTTCCGGGAATCCGGCGGGCGATCCTGGGAGTCGATCCGGCGACCGTCGTGACCGGCGGCGTCTTCGGCGGATTCGAGGTGATCGACGCGATTCGTGACGGTGATCTCTCCGGCCAGCGGTTCAACATGCTGTTGCTGGGCGGGTTCGCGCTCTGTGCGCTGCTGCTCTCGGCGGTGGGGATCTATGGACTGATGGCGTATGCCGTTGCTCAGCGGAAGCGTGAACTCGGGATCCGGATGGCCCTCGGCGCGCGCGGGCCCGATGTGGTGCGATTGATCGTCGGCAACGGCGGCCGGCTGATCGCAGTCGGCGTCGTCGTCGGTCTCGCCGGTGCCTTTGCCCTCACCCGTCTGATCGCCTCTCTCCTCTTCGGCGTGAGTGCGACCGATCTTCCCACCTTCGGGATCACGGCCCTTGTCCTCGCCGCGGTCGGATTCATGGCGTGCTATCTCCCGGCACGGCGGGCGGGCCGCATCGATCCGGTGATCGCGCTCAGGGAATAA
- a CDS encoding ABC transporter permease — MIDAVRLDIRYAVRSLRQAPVFTAVAVVTLALGIGSTTTLFTVVDRVLLRPLPYADPSHIASISEGDHGIDRRVVASPNLDRWRSAAKSVDQIAVYTGSSMALTGVGDPAQLDGARVSANFFHLLGVDPAVGHLFRAGDDAPGALSQVVLSYQLWQDRFGKDSAIVGRQIALGGTEYTVIGVLQRGAGFPAKAQIWTPLVVPANLPSGVTFFYSVIARPHAGASFARVAAELSSLVRQNDATRPAGSRGAMVIVEPLHDRLFGAIRTPLLLLLGAVTCLLLIACANVANLLLARSVSRRREIAVRVALGAGRWRIGQQLMIESILIALVGAGVGMLIPIWAVGIFARVSPQSIAGITDLSVNVQVLAFSIAVGVLTGVVFGVLPAWGAVRQGRLDGLHEGGSRTAGSLDRRRVRRALVIIELATALVLLTGAGLMTRSLVNVMAVDLGFRPEHLSAVTINPPGTRYPTDAARSAFFDALIARVRAIPGVDVAAGANVVPPGGLAMTMPLKNIGGVPDDSTRIAVSTVGRDYPRAVGFELIAGRLFSDDDVRGTAVAVVVTRSTARLLAPHGSVIGRTVPPSMATDDQPGVVVGVVKDVSQVGAETAPLPQLFVAREQVGGGDGVVVIRSTLDPGQLERTVRRATVSIDPLLPVASFQQIDVTMAGLVAPRRFDLLVLGVFAGLALLIAAIGLYGAMSYQVTQRIREMGIRMALGASGGAVQRMIMAQGLGLVGAGCAVGLVISLALTRVMQSLLFGVGARDATTFAVASGVLAVVAGVACYIPARRVTVVDPMLALRND, encoded by the coding sequence GTGATCGACGCGGTCCGGCTCGACATCCGCTACGCAGTGCGATCGCTGCGGCAGGCGCCGGTCTTCACGGCGGTGGCTGTCGTGACGCTGGCGCTGGGGATCGGGTCGACGACCACGCTCTTTACCGTGGTCGACCGCGTGCTGTTGCGGCCGCTGCCGTACGCCGATCCATCGCACATTGCGTCGATCTCGGAAGGCGATCACGGCATCGATCGCCGGGTGGTGGCATCGCCGAACCTCGACCGGTGGCGCAGTGCGGCGAAGAGCGTTGACCAGATTGCCGTCTACACCGGAAGCTCGATGGCCCTCACCGGCGTCGGCGATCCGGCGCAGCTGGACGGAGCGCGCGTCTCGGCCAACTTCTTCCATCTTCTGGGAGTCGATCCGGCGGTCGGCCACCTCTTTCGCGCCGGCGACGATGCTCCCGGTGCTCTGTCACAGGTGGTGTTGAGCTACCAGCTCTGGCAGGACCGGTTTGGAAAGGATTCAGCGATCGTCGGCCGGCAGATCGCGCTCGGCGGAACGGAATACACCGTGATCGGCGTGCTGCAGCGCGGAGCCGGTTTTCCCGCAAAGGCCCAGATCTGGACGCCGCTCGTCGTTCCGGCCAACCTGCCGAGCGGAGTGACCTTCTTCTATTCGGTGATTGCCCGCCCACACGCCGGTGCATCGTTCGCCCGGGTTGCCGCCGAACTCTCATCGCTGGTGCGACAGAACGACGCGACGCGTCCAGCCGGGAGCCGAGGGGCAATGGTCATCGTCGAACCGTTGCACGATCGTCTCTTCGGTGCGATCCGCACGCCGCTCCTGCTACTCCTTGGTGCCGTCACCTGCCTCCTCCTGATCGCCTGCGCCAACGTCGCCAACCTCCTGCTGGCGCGGAGTGTGTCGCGCCGCAGGGAGATCGCCGTCCGCGTGGCGCTGGGTGCCGGGCGGTGGCGGATCGGCCAGCAGTTGATGATCGAGAGCATCCTCATCGCCCTCGTTGGCGCCGGCGTCGGGATGTTGATCCCGATCTGGGCGGTTGGCATCTTCGCGCGCGTGAGCCCGCAGAGTATCGCCGGAATCACCGACTTGTCGGTGAACGTTCAGGTGCTGGCGTTCTCGATTGCGGTTGGTGTACTCACGGGCGTGGTGTTCGGCGTGTTGCCGGCGTGGGGCGCCGTTCGTCAGGGTCGCCTCGATGGCCTGCATGAGGGCGGTAGCCGCACCGCGGGATCGCTCGATCGGCGGCGGGTGCGCCGCGCGCTGGTGATCATCGAACTGGCAACGGCACTCGTGCTGCTCACCGGGGCGGGCCTGATGACTCGCTCTCTCGTCAACGTGATGGCCGTTGACCTCGGCTTCAGGCCGGAACATCTCTCGGCCGTGACAATCAACCCGCCGGGGACGCGATATCCGACCGATGCCGCGCGCAGCGCCTTCTTCGACGCGCTGATCGCGCGGGTTCGCGCGATTCCCGGCGTCGACGTCGCGGCTGGTGCCAACGTCGTACCGCCCGGCGGTCTCGCGATGACGATGCCGTTGAAGAACATCGGCGGCGTTCCCGACGACAGCACCCGGATCGCCGTCAGCACGGTCGGGCGCGACTACCCTCGTGCGGTCGGTTTCGAGTTGATTGCAGGGCGCCTTTTTTCGGATGACGATGTGCGTGGAACCGCAGTCGCTGTCGTGGTCACTCGATCGACGGCGCGACTCCTCGCCCCACACGGCAGCGTGATTGGTCGCACCGTGCCGCCGTCGATGGCGACCGACGACCAGCCCGGCGTCGTGGTCGGCGTGGTCAAGGATGTGTCGCAGGTTGGCGCGGAGACGGCGCCGCTTCCGCAACTGTTCGTCGCGCGCGAGCAGGTTGGTGGCGGCGATGGCGTCGTCGTCATCCGGTCGACTCTTGATCCCGGCCAGCTCGAGCGGACGGTCCGGCGCGCGACCGTGTCGATCGATCCGCTCCTCCCGGTGGCGTCGTTCCAGCAGATCGACGTGACAATGGCGGGCCTGGTTGCACCCCGCCGCTTCGATCTTCTCGTGCTTGGAGTGTTCGCAGGGCTGGCGCTGCTCATCGCGGCGATCGGTCTGTACGGGGCGATGTCGTATCAGGTCACCCAGCGGATCCGGGAGATGGGGATCCGGATGGCGCTGGGTGCGAGTGGCGGGGCGGTGCAGCGGATGATCATGGCGCAGGGGCTTGGCCTTGTGGGCGCCGGGTGTGCCGTTGGCCTCGTCATCTCGCTGGCGCTGACCCGGGTGATGCAGAGTCTGTTGTTCGGCGTCGGTGCGCGGGACGCGACGACGTTCGCCGTCGCTTCAGGCGTCCTTGCGGTCGTTGCGGGCGTTGCTTGCTACATCCCGGCGCGCCGCGTGACCGTCGTCGATCCGATGCTCGCGTTGCGGAACGACTAG
- a CDS encoding ABC transporter ATP-binding protein codes for MIVLRNIEKSYPLAGGRSYVLRQINLDIRQGEFVTIMGPSGAGKSTLLAVMGMLDGQWTGEYTLHDHPVHRLDAKKRVALHKQYVGFVFQQYHLLDDLTVAENLDIPLSYRDIRKAERQAVVADTLDRFGIVAKKDLYPTQLSGGQQQLVAVARAVIHKPSLLLADEPTGNLHSAQGREIMELFTALNKAGTTIIQVTHSETNATYGNRIINLKDGWVV; via the coding sequence ATGATCGTCCTGCGCAACATCGAAAAGAGCTATCCCCTCGCCGGGGGACGGAGTTATGTCCTGCGGCAGATCAACCTCGACATCCGGCAAGGTGAGTTCGTCACCATCATGGGACCGTCGGGGGCGGGGAAGTCGACGCTGCTCGCCGTGATGGGCATGCTCGACGGCCAGTGGACCGGCGAATACACGCTGCACGATCATCCGGTGCACCGGCTCGATGCCAAGAAACGGGTCGCGCTGCACAAGCAATACGTCGGATTCGTCTTCCAGCAGTATCACCTGCTCGACGATCTCACCGTCGCCGAAAATCTCGACATTCCGCTGTCGTATCGCGACATCCGCAAGGCCGAGCGCCAGGCGGTCGTTGCCGACACGCTCGATCGCTTCGGGATCGTCGCCAAGAAGGATCTCTATCCCACGCAACTGTCGGGCGGCCAGCAGCAGCTCGTCGCCGTCGCTCGCGCGGTGATTCACAAGCCGTCGCTGCTGCTCGCCGACGAACCGACCGGAAACCTCCATTCGGCGCAGGGTCGCGAGATCATGGAATTGTTCACCGCGCTCAACAAGGCGGGAACGACGATCATCCAGGTCACCCATTCGGAGACCAACGCGACGTACGGCAACCGGATCATCAATCTGAAGGACGGGTGGGTGGTGTGA